Proteins co-encoded in one Brassica rapa cultivar Chiifu-401-42 chromosome A02, CAAS_Brap_v3.01, whole genome shotgun sequence genomic window:
- the LOC103852987 gene encoding defensin-like protein 1, producing MAKFASIIAPLFAALVLFAAFEAPTMVEAQKLCERPSGTWSGVCGNNNACKNQCINLEKARHGSCNYVFPAHKCICYFPC from the exons ATGGCTAAGTTTGCTTCCATCATTGCCCCACTTTTTGCTGCTCTTGTTCTTTTCGCTGCTTTCG AAGCACCAACAATGGTGGAAGCACAGAAGTTGTGCGAGAGGCCAAGTGGGACATGGTCAGGAGTCTGTGGAAACAATAACGCATGCAAGAATCAGTGCATTAACCTTGAGAAAGCACGACATGGATCTTGCAACTATGTCTTCCCAGCTCACAAGTGTATTTGCTACTTCCCTTGTTAA